A window of the Besnoitia besnoiti strain Bb-Ger1 chromosome VI, whole genome shotgun sequence genome harbors these coding sequences:
- a CDS encoding hypothetical protein (encoded by transcript BESB_066980), translating to MAPRGRKPKAAKCPEAEAVDAGKAGALLTLLGETKVAAEPETNSTGNGKAGGMHKSDGPSRGMRGAALDEGRSQRRAREGKAAAEAIGQNKTQKGDAAAARARNGKGGGQHAGCGDGLGSRRLKKSQVARVSSNQTEPETSTWPSLASATAFPPLTLSPPASPASTAPAVSVSSTPSISLPSFPSLSGSAAYASEFPSLSAARVFIRGSIRKAGWVSDAAPAARGCVFPNSSDAKDEMWAQEAAQDGAVEESKEPTHSGAAAQSGADGGGQQQSVACPSGPFTPRASLVESPRESLPSSLPPCGSSSLSSTSLPASSLPTWGMAGCSFSADSLASPLTAFSCSAVQLRPDRLSTEGPLEGSGWECFPNAYPEGELLRPGGGMEQLGAFGADSANVQSLEAQSFSHAQGVDSGLFAPRPADLWPGTACADLWTDDEGAAQYQTTPHTTEQTSGFQRSASDGESVDCEEGADLSAPERRPSLSSSFLGDRPTTASSTYSRRTSVSSFSQAKASFSVSAPSSAFPSSSASASGDYEFVSLVHADDEECVTPEWEEPPSKTPTQTPGSPTFGYQSSLHPQAPPHSAPSAGGFPLPPSLATWGASQGGPPSTYRDAYAPGVPPPPPQRFPGFPLAAPSPPSPPSAPPSGFPMYLGASLPYRRPSGVPPPPPRSPYLVFQGWPPSPPSPPCPPPAFPPAPAPFPEEFLAPFARPASPSAFARYRGPCGAGPVVLPPPPYSGYAGYNEGGFRLPSPPPFDEFGLSREFPLFHGGCVNFREAHRDQMRVPQFPLPAAPAHRQSSSSPVTHGSRGNSVSSRPHPYQRGKYSPPPIMPALSSWISPEALEEGRGYMYSPLAHRQRSRDDSPGRLQPSAAPHSEDCQSAASPSYGFTSGPADTSLPFRPFSYGARSSFSSSPLSSAGRASTSAAVSASCVSLTEREFVAVAEEHSRPSAHAFASALSSVSGPLVGEVASTRHPSSASCSSAAPWVPPESSTTAEDKGRAEAALAASVPREGNGPGCASSQDSPSEEDSSSSSATKKIPLFGVPCLTYDGEKYFSSYSCISSAPTYLDATSASGFDLSAESSFSASYRSPSLAPFHR from the coding sequence ATGGCTCCTCGGGGCCGCAAACCGAAAGCGGCCAAGTGCCCAGAGGCTGAAGCAGTTGACGCCGGAAAggccggcgccctcctcacCCTGTTAGGAGAGACAAAGGTAGCAGCGGAGCCAGAAACGAATTCCACGGGAAACGGCAAAGCCGGCGGAATGCACAAGAGTGACGGCCCCAGCAGGGGGATGAGGGGAGCGGCACTAGACGAAGGCAGGTCCCAGAGGCGAGCAAGAGAGGGAaaagctgcagcagaggcaaTCGGGCAGAACAAAACTCAGAAaggcgatgcagcagcggctaGAGCCAGGAATGGCAAGGGAGGCGGCCAACATGCTGGCTGCGGAGACGGGCTGGGCTCCCGTCGATTGAAAAAAAGCCAAGTGGCACGTGTTTCATCTAATCAGACAGAGCCTGAGACATCCACGTGGCCGTCGTTGGCATCAGCGACGGCATTTCCGCCACTCAccctctcgcctccagcCTCACCTGCGTCGACAGCTCCCGCTGTCTCGGTCTCCTCCACCCCCTCCATTTCCTTGCCGTCTTTTCCGTCTCTTTCGGGTTCGGCCGCTTACGCTTCGGAGTTCCCTTCTCTGTCCGCAGCCCGAGTCTTCATTCGCGGCTCTATTCGCAAGGCAGGTTGGGTTTCGGACGCAGCTCCCGCGGCAAGGGGATGCGTTTTTCCGAACAGCAGTGACGCGAAAGACGAAATGTGGGCGCAAGAAGCCGCGCAAGACGGTGCTGTAGAAGAGAGCAAAGAGCCTACGCACAGCGGAGCGGCCGCTCAATCGGGTGCTGACGGCGGGGGCCAGCAGCAAAGCGTCGCATGCCCTTCTGGTCCCTTCACTCCACGCGCGTCTTTGGTGGAATCGCCCCGAGAGTCACTGCCGTCCTCGCTCCCTCCATGTGGGTCGTCTTCCCTTTCGTCCACGTCGCTGCCGGCTTCGTCTCTGCCTACTTGGGGCATGGCTGGGTGTTCGTTTTCTGCCGACTCGTTGGCATCGCCGCTGACGGCGTTTTCGTGCTCTGCGGTTCAGCTCCGCCCCGATCGTCTGTCGACAGAAGGTCCGCTGGAGGGCAGTGGGTGGGAATGCTTTCCAAACGCATATCCCgagggcgagctgctgcgccccGGAGGAGGGATGGAACAGCTCGGGGCTTTCGGAGCAGATTCAGCAAATGTCCAATCTCTTGAGGCACAAAGCTTCTCCCACGCACAGGGCGTCGACTCTGGCCTTTTCGCGCCCAGGCCCGCAGACCTGTGGCCAGGGACCGCTTGCGCAGACCTCTGgaccgacgacgaaggcgcggctcAGTACCAGACGACCCCACATACGACAGAACAAACCAGTGGTTTCCAGAGGAGTGCATCTGATGGAGAGTCCGTAGACtgcgaggagggagcggaTCTGTCTGCCCCTGAGCGGCGCCCCTctttgtcttcttccttcctCGGCGATCGGCCAACGACTGCGTCCTCAACCTACTCCCGCCGAACATCTGTGTCGTCGTTCTCCCAAGCGAAAGCAAGCTTCTCGGTCTCCGCCCCATCGTCTGCTTtcccttcgtcttcggctTCAGCCTCCGGGGACTACGAattcgtctctctcgtgcACGCGGACGATGAGGAATGCGTCACGCCCGAGTGGGAAGAGCCGCCATCCAAGACGCCCACGCAGACCCCGGGGAGTCCCACTTTCGGGTATCAATCGAGTCTCCATCCTCAGGCTCCACCTCACAGCGCCccttccgccggcggctTCCCGTTGCCTCCGTCACTCGCGACCTGGGGGGCATCGCAGGGGGGTCCGCCGTCAACGTACCGCGACGCGTACGCTCCTGgggtgccgccgcctccgccgcagaggtTTCCGGGGTTCCCGCTGgccgctccctcgcctccctcgcccccTTCAGCTCCGCCCTCCGGATTTCCGATGTATTTGGGAGCTTCGCTCCCCTACCGCCGTCCCAGTGGcgttccgccgcctccgccacgcTCCCCGTACCTTGTCTTCCAAGGCTGGCCGCCGTCACCGCCGTCACCGCCGTGCCCACCGCCCGCCTTTCCTCCAGCCCCAGCGCCATTTCCAGAAGAGTTCCTCGCGCCGTTTGCGCGTCccgcttcgccctctgcgtttGCTAGATACCGCGGGCCGTGCGGCGCAGGGCCTGTAGTATTGCCACCTCCGCCGTATTCGGGCTACGCTGGCTACAACGAGGGAGGGTTCAGGcttccgtctccgccgccgttcgACGAGTTCGGTCTCTCCAGAGAGTTCCCTCTTTTCCATGGAGGATGCGTCAATTTCCGGGAGGCGCATCGGGATCAGATGCGAGTTCCTCAGTTCCCACTCCCAGCAGCCCCCGCGCATCGGcagtcgtcgtcctctccagTCACTCACGGAAGCAGAGGCAATTCGGTCTCGTCGCGTCCCCATCCTTACCAGAGAGGGAAATACTCGCCTCCGCCCATCATGCCGGCATTGAGCTCTTGGATATCTCCCGAAGCTCTGGAGGAGGGCAGGGGCTACATGTATTCGCCTCTGGCTCAtcgccagcgcagccgcgacgacTCGCCGGGGCGCCTCCAGCCCTCAGCTGCGCCTCACTCTGAAGACTGCCAaagcgccgcttcgccttcgtaCGGTTTTACCAGCGGCCCTGCAGACACCTCGCTCCCGTTTCGCCCCTTCTCCTACGGCGCCAGGTcttccttttcctcctccccgctgtcgtccgcaggccgcgcgagcaCCAGCGCCGCAGTGTCTGcttcctgcgtctcgctcACAGAGAGGGAATTTGTCGCTGTCGCTGAGGAGCACTCTAGGCCATCTGCTCACGCATTCGCGTCTGCACTGTCTTCAGTCTCGGGGCCCCTGGTTGGCGAGGTCGCTTCAACGCGGCATCCTTCATCCGCCTCCTGCTCGTCAGCTGCGCCCTGGGTGCCCCCTGAGTCCTCGACAACTGCCGAAGACAAAGGGCGAGCCGAAGCggccctcgccgcgtcggTTCCGCGGGAAGGAAACGGCCCTGGCTGTGCAAGCTCTCAGGACTCGCCTTCAGAGGAAgactcttcttcatcttccgcCACCAAGAAAATCCCCCTATTTGGTGTCCCTTGCCTTACCTACGACGGAGAAAAGTATTTCTCCTCTTATTCGTGTATTTCGTCGGCGCCCACGTATCTGGACGCTACTTCCGCCTCCGGCTTTGACCTTTCCGCAGAGTCTTCTTTTTCGGCTTCATATCGTTCTCCTTCGTTGGCCCCGTTTCACAGGTAG
- a CDS encoding putative protein phosphatase 2b regulatory subunit (encoded by transcript BESB_066960) translates to MGNAQGQLSPQEQMDLVHAANFSERDIKKLYKRFRALDTNQNGELDTHELFDVPELADNPLVKRVLSIFDTNSDGKVSFIEFLVGLSKLAAGTDEFQKTKFAFDVYDINKDGCISNGELFAVMKMMVGSNLNDQQLQQLVDRTIVQADKDGDGMISFDEFREMVSHIDIADKLRVDL, encoded by the exons ATGGG gAACGCACAGGGCCAGCTGAGCCCGCAGGAGCAGATGGACCTTGTTCACGCTGCGAACTTCAGCGAGCGAGACATCAAGAAACTCTACAAGAGATTTCGCGCGCTTGACACGAATCAGAACGGAGAGCTCGACACGCATGAACTCTTCGATGTCCCCGAACTGGCGGAC AATCCGCTGGTGAAGCGCGTGCTTTCGATTTTCGATACCAACAGCGATGGCAAGGTTTCCTTCATCGAGTTCCTCGTCGGGCTTTCGAAGCTCGCGGCGGGCACGGACGAGTTTCAGAAAACAAAATTCGCCTTCGACGTTTACGACATCAACAAAGACGGCTGCATCAGCAACGGAGAGCTCTTCGCAGTCATGAAAATGATGGTCGGCAGCAACCTCAACGATCAACAA ctgcagcagctcgtcgaTCGCACCATCGTGCAGGCCGATAAGGACGGCGACGGAATGATTTCCTTCGACGAGTTCCGCGAG ATGGTGTCCCACATCGATATCGCGGACAAGCTCCGCGTGGATTTGTGA
- a CDS encoding iron-sulfur cluster protein ISCA (encoded by transcript BESB_066970), with product MYVHRVCGPSQAASGVAPLGFSRPIFSLICRVVPPSFSSARFASASCPAPPSEGPSTRDRGFITAERNRRDRAGALEKGTSDHQCADCVRQKERMRCWPPNRRLLVLRRRGEAPAALSPVLSASAACLNQSRWLPSGTSRSSCVSLVSARCFWPSISASQSCLVCPSVVWGKAPFVPAAAVESRGVCTVAGAVSSAQTLTQQLPPLAPARSSSSSVLASVASRGHLRLACAFYLKRDARSAPLTLKVSEEPQSASNASDSRDRRAAATRRSALPDFAQVFSPRDASSPAVSSPSSLGSSSGSADGPGARLSVAGEASSAGSPASAEKAAAAAERASARGVGQPAPRRRSPHAGRGQPPLVAVTEAASQRIRAIVEEYNARIDDARAAAVVGDDDREEATAEEARAAKAPRAVGIRIGLEKRGCSGLSYTIDVATQAPALPTPAGRSAAWLADEVLDTPGGKLVVASDAVMFLVGTEVDFVDTELERKFVFKNPNEKQSCGCGKSFMA from the coding sequence atgtacgtacaccgcgtGTGCGGCCCTTCAcaggccgccagcggagTTGCGCCTCTCGGTTTCTCGCGACCAATTTTCTCCCTTATCTGTCGCGTGGTTCCTCCATCCTTTTCCTCTGCTCGGTTTGCGTCGGCGTCGTGTCCTGCTCCGCCCTCTGAGGGTCCTTCCACGCGCGACCGGGGCTTCATCACCGCGGAGCGCAATAGGCGGGATCGCGCGGGGGCTCTTGAGAAAGGAACTTCAGACCATCAATGCGCCGACTGTGTCAGACAGAAGGAACGGATGCGCTGCTGGCCTCCGAACAGACGCCTCCTCGTTCTCCGTCGGCGTGGAgaggcccccgccgcgctctctccgGTCCtttccgcgtccgctgcaTGTTTGAATCAGTCGCGCTGGCTGCCGTCTGGCACGTCGCGTTCGTCGTGCGTCTCTCTTGTTTCTGCTCGCTGCTTTTGGCCGTCAATTTCTGCCTCTCAATCGTGTTTAGTCTGTCCTTCGGTTGTCTGGGGGAAGGCGCCCTTCGtgcccgctgctgcagtggAAAGCCGAGGTGTATGCACAGTGGCTGGAGCTGTTTCGAGCGCACAGACActgacgcagcagctgccgcctctcgctccagcccgttcctcttcctcctcggttCTAGCCTCGGTTGCTTCGCGAGGTCACCTACGCCTGGCGTGTGCCTTCTACCTCAAAAGAGATGCGCGTTCCGCACCCCTTACTCTCAAAGTGAGCGAAGAGCCGCAGTCAGCTTCAAACGCGTCAGACTCTCGCGACCGCCGAGCAGCCGCGACCCGAAGAAGCGCGCTGCCGGATTTCGCGCAAGTTTTTTCACCCAGAGACGCATCTTCTCCTGCtgtttcttcgccttcctcgctggGCAGCAGCTCAGGGTCCGCGGACGGGCCAggggcgcgcctctctgtggcgggcgaggcctccAGTGCGGGCTCtccggcgtctgcagagaaggctgcggcggctgcggagagagcgagtgcgcgcggcgtggggcaacccgcgccgcgccggcgatcGCCCCACGCAGGCCGTGGGCAGCCCCCTCTGGTCGCAGTCACTGAGGCCGCTTCGCAGCGCATCCGCGCGATCGTCGAAGAGTACAACGCGCGCATTGACGACGCGCGGGCTGCCGCAGTCGTTGGTGACGACGAccgagaggaagcgacggcggaagaggcgcgcgcagcgaaggcgccgcgcgcggttgGAATCCGCATCGGCCTCGAGAAACGCGGTTGCAGTGGCCTTTCCTACACGATCGAcgtggcgacgcaggcgccggccttGCCTACGCCTGCGGGGCGGAGTGCTGCGTGGCTCGCTGACGAGGTGCTGGACACGCCCGGCGGAAAGCTAGtcgtcgccagcgacgcggTGATGTTTCTTGTGGGCACCGAGGTGGACTTCGTCGACACCGAGCTCGAGCGGAAATTCGTCTTCAAAAACCCCAACGAAAAACAGTCCTGCGGATGCGGAAAAAGCTTTATGGCCTAA